A single region of the Candidatus Alcyoniella australis genome encodes:
- a CDS encoding tetratricopeptide repeat protein: MSITSASSILESRLDWERIKFDQPPGSPVSETDLVWQFFSHNPQTDFYDRNDPLVKAMLRTARADTDPGLLKDLGETYMLTPGHNELASELFREAIDKSEQNGTPPTCPHQGLGVIAFVNGDVQTGIEQLEIYLKNAERLGSNDAGTRSSYWRLGLAYSKQGRLDKARQRIETFGERVTKNYNRAIANAMLSSIAIRQMQDYDTNPHTS; this comes from the coding sequence TTGAGCATAACCTCGGCCAGTTCGATCCTCGAAAGTCGGCTCGATTGGGAGCGAATCAAATTCGATCAGCCTCCGGGCTCGCCCGTGAGCGAGACCGACTTGGTCTGGCAGTTCTTTAGCCACAATCCGCAGACCGATTTCTATGATCGCAACGACCCGCTGGTCAAAGCGATGCTGCGAACGGCCAGGGCCGACACCGACCCGGGATTGCTCAAAGACCTGGGCGAGACCTACATGCTTACCCCGGGCCACAACGAGTTGGCGAGCGAGCTGTTCCGCGAGGCGATCGATAAATCAGAACAGAACGGAACGCCGCCGACCTGCCCCCATCAGGGGCTGGGCGTGATCGCCTTTGTCAACGGGGACGTTCAGACCGGCATCGAGCAGCTCGAGATCTACCTGAAAAACGCCGAGCGGCTCGGCTCCAACGATGCCGGGACCCGTTCATCCTACTGGCGGCTCGGCCTGGCCTACTCCAAGCAGGGTCGCTTGGACAAGGCACGGCAACGGATCGAGACCTTCGGCGAGCGGGTTACCAAGAACTACAACCGGGCCATTGCCAACGCAATGCTCTCATCGATCGCCATACGCCAGATGCAAGACTACGACACGAATCCCCATACCTCTTGA
- a CDS encoding GMC family oxidoreductase N-terminal domain-containing protein, which yields MVGFAIVGRLFLSYPAVDARAKNLSRRQQLIVEAIGEAMLPEGGAISPSAKQAGVLKYIDEYIVKIAPFYAFGIKALLVMLEQATLIFVPSWRRFSQLSVEERQRYLAGWEESKLYLRRTMFTSVRALFSMGYLDDAEVQKQMGVYRPEGCEQLVPEAEGVDFYAGVKQYQDYSGDLRESCDVLVVGSGPAGAIVAKEAAQLGRDVVLIEEGPIFGPDDFVLEPGESMHRWCREDGLRVAQGNIFLPNMAANCLGGTSVTNSAICARPPDFIYSGWSERHRLEGISREALDPHFDRVHQYLGIRPVADESLGLRNTLFRDACEKLGLDHQPIERNETGCKGCAECFTGCPTRAKKSMDLNYVPDLIKAGGRVYTSMRGEELLIEGRRVRGMRARAVDRKGNAGHTLTIIAKTVVLAAGVMATPLILQKNKAANSSGQVGRNLQYHPGAAIGGFFPEPVNPWEGATQGWQSLHFLDQGFKLEVLWSPLPILAVRFPDFGFKHKEHLAMAKNFAPWDTIVRTKHSFGTVKAKRGWNPIIKWNFDQRDVKVIQRGLGALADLFFAAGADYILPGLHGVPSMINSSEQAQLIKTFPLKATDMVNAGNHIFGTTRMGGDPATSVVDPAGKCHDYDNLYIADTGILPEGTGVNPMFTIMAIADRMAQKIHEGL from the coding sequence GTGGTCGGCTTCGCAATTGTAGGCCGGCTGTTTCTGAGTTATCCGGCGGTTGATGCACGGGCGAAAAATCTAAGCCGCCGCCAGCAGCTAATCGTCGAGGCGATCGGCGAGGCGATGCTGCCCGAGGGCGGGGCGATCAGCCCCTCGGCCAAACAGGCCGGAGTGCTTAAGTACATCGACGAGTACATCGTTAAGATTGCGCCGTTCTACGCCTTTGGCATCAAGGCGCTGCTGGTGATGCTCGAACAGGCCACGCTGATCTTTGTGCCAAGCTGGCGTCGCTTCAGCCAACTCAGCGTTGAGGAGCGGCAGCGTTACCTCGCAGGCTGGGAAGAGAGCAAGCTCTACCTGCGGCGCACGATGTTCACCTCGGTGCGCGCGCTGTTCAGCATGGGCTACCTTGACGACGCCGAAGTTCAGAAACAGATGGGCGTCTACCGGCCCGAGGGCTGCGAACAGCTCGTGCCCGAGGCCGAGGGGGTCGACTTCTACGCCGGGGTCAAGCAGTACCAGGACTACAGCGGCGATCTGCGCGAGAGCTGCGACGTGCTGGTCGTGGGCTCGGGCCCCGCGGGCGCGATCGTGGCCAAGGAGGCGGCGCAGCTGGGCCGCGACGTAGTGCTGATCGAGGAGGGTCCGATCTTCGGTCCCGACGACTTCGTGCTCGAGCCCGGCGAGTCGATGCACCGCTGGTGCCGCGAGGATGGTCTACGCGTGGCCCAGGGCAACATCTTCCTGCCCAACATGGCTGCCAACTGCCTGGGCGGCACCTCGGTGACCAACAGCGCGATCTGCGCGCGTCCGCCCGATTTCATCTACAGCGGCTGGAGCGAGCGGCACCGGTTGGAGGGCATCAGCCGCGAGGCGCTCGACCCGCACTTCGACCGCGTGCATCAGTATCTGGGCATTCGTCCGGTGGCCGACGAGTCGCTGGGGCTTCGCAATACGCTGTTCCGCGACGCCTGTGAGAAACTCGGATTAGACCACCAGCCGATCGAGCGCAACGAGACCGGGTGCAAGGGCTGCGCCGAGTGCTTCACCGGTTGCCCAACCCGTGCAAAAAAATCGATGGACCTCAACTACGTGCCGGACCTGATCAAGGCCGGCGGCCGGGTCTACACATCGATGCGCGGCGAGGAGCTGCTGATCGAGGGGCGTCGCGTACGCGGCATGCGCGCGCGCGCCGTGGATCGCAAAGGCAATGCGGGGCACACGCTGACGATCATCGCCAAGACCGTGGTGCTGGCAGCGGGCGTGATGGCCACTCCGTTGATCCTGCAAAAAAACAAGGCCGCGAACTCCAGCGGCCAAGTCGGACGCAACCTGCAGTACCACCCCGGCGCGGCCATCGGCGGATTCTTCCCCGAGCCGGTCAATCCTTGGGAGGGCGCGACCCAGGGCTGGCAGTCGCTGCACTTCCTCGATCAGGGATTCAAGCTCGAGGTGCTGTGGTCGCCGCTGCCGATTTTGGCGGTGCGCTTCCCGGACTTCGGTTTCAAGCATAAAGAGCACCTGGCGATGGCGAAAAACTTCGCGCCCTGGGACACGATCGTCAGGACCAAGCATTCCTTCGGCACGGTCAAGGCCAAGCGCGGCTGGAATCCGATCATCAAGTGGAACTTTGACCAGCGCGACGTCAAGGTGATCCAGCGCGGCCTGGGGGCCCTGGCCGACCTGTTCTTCGCCGCGGGCGCCGACTACATTCTGCCGGGCCTGCACGGCGTGCCCTCGATGATCAACAGCAGCGAACAGGCCCAGCTGATCAAAACCTTCCCGCTCAAGGCCACGGATATGGTCAACGCGGGCAACCACATCTTCGGCACCACGCGCATGGGCGGCGATCCGGCCACCAGCGTCGTCGATCCAGCGGGCAAGTGCCACGACTACGACAACCTCTACATCGCCGACACCGGCATCCTGCCCGAGGGGACCGGCGTGAACCCGATGTTCACGATCATGGCCATTGCCGACCGCATGGCGCAGAAGATCCACGAGGGGCTCTAG